From the genome of Effusibacillus pohliae DSM 22757:
GCGTTCGGAATCACCACCGGTTCGCCGCCTTCCATCACGGCCACACAAGAGTTCGTTGTACCCAAGTCAATCCCGATAACCTTGCTCATTGGATAGCCCCCTTCTTGCTGACTGATTCGTCACAGTGATTTATTGCGACACTTTCACCATCGCCGGCCGCACAACCTTGTCGTGCAGCAGGTAGCCCTTGCGCAGTTCTTCCACAACGATGCCGGATTCATGCTCCTCGCTCTCAACCTGCATGACCGCTTCATGAAAATTGGGATCGAACGGTTTGCCGACCGCCTGCATTTCGACCACGCCCTGCCGTTCGAGAGCGCCTAAAAATTGGCGGAACACCATATCGACGCCTTTTTTCAATGATTCAGCATCGGTCGTTTCAGCCGCCAATGCAAGTTGAAAATTGTCCAGCACCGGCAGGATCTCCTGGACAAACCGCAGCGTGGCGTATTTGCTCAGTTCCTCTTTTTCCTGGCGCGTGCGCTTGCGGAAATTGTCAAAATCGGCCGTGGTCCGCAACAGGCGACTGCGCGTCTCATCCAGTTCCGCGTTCAACCGCTGAATTTCCGCCAACAGTTCCTCTCGGCTGCGCGTATCCTCGGCACCAGCCTGTTGCTGATCAGCCTGATTTTCATTCTGCTCGCCGGCGGCCTGCTCGCCAGCCGCCGCTTGCTGCTGCTCAGCAGCCGCACCTTCTCCCGTGTCGCGAGATCCGGCTGTTGCTTGCGCCGTTTCCTCCATTTGCTTCTGGTCCATGATATCCCTCCACATCGAACTGGCCAAGTCAAGGGGGCAAGTGCAGCCCGAAGTAAACCCCCGCACTCCCCAGACTCGGCCGCTAGCGGAATAGCGTGATCCGGCAGCAATGCTGCCGTGACACGACTTGCACTCAAAGAGTATAAGTGGCGCTATGGCAATGAATTGCCAAGTCGCCCCAAATACCCTTTGGGTGCACCGATTACCTGTGCAGCCTTGTCAACAAATCGGACAGCAGTTCCGTCAACTGCTGCATGACGCCGATCACGCGGCGGTATTCCATCCGGGTGGGCCCAAGCACGCCAACCGTACCGGCCACTTTCCCGTCAATATGGTAGGTGGCGGTGATGACGGAGCAGTCTTTCAACTGCTCCAAATCGTTTTCCAGCCCGATCCGCACCTGAATGCCCGGTGTGTCCTGCTGGCTGAGAAGCTGGAACACCGTCCGGTTCTTTTCCAGCATATCCAGGAGCGGCCGCAGTTTCTCGACATCGCGAAATTCAGGCTGGTTCAAAATATTCGTCGTACCGCCGAGATACACCCGGTCCTCCTGCTCCACTTCGACGATTTGATCCAGGAGGGACATAACGCCTTCAAACTGGTTCATGTACCGGTTCAGTTCGCTCATGATTTCGCTATACAGCTTCGATTTCACGTGCTGCAACGGGACGTCCCGCATCTTGTCGTTCAGGATCGCTACGAATCTGCTGATCTCATCCGGGGAAATGCCTTCCGGCACGGTCACCTTTTTGTTCTCGACATGACCGGTGTCGGTCACAATGATGGCAACCGCCGTCCGATCCGACAGGGGAATCAGCTGCAGGTGCTTCAGTTTGTTCTCATGCACCTGCGGCCCCAGTACGAGCGCCGTATAATTCGTCAAACTGGACAAAATCTGGGCGGTCTGCTGCACCACCCGCTCCATCGCGTCGATTTTGTCGACATATATTTTCTTCAACTGAAACAGCTCTTGCGGCGTCAGACGGAACGGATGCAGCAGATGGTCGACATAAAAACGGTACCCTTTTTGCGAAGGGATCCGTCCGGCTGACGTATGCGGCTGTTCCAGATAGCCCATCTCTTCCAGATCCGCCATTTCATTCCGGATCGTAGCCGGCGAGAAAGACACTTCCGAACGTTTCGAGATCGTCCGTGAACCGACCGGTTCAGCCGAATGCACATAATCCTCGACGATCATGCGCAGGATCAATTGCTGGCGTTCTGAAAGCATGCGGTTCCCCCCTTTGTTAGCACTCTAATGCCTTGAGTGCTAACCACTACGTAAAAAATAACAGATCCCGCCCGCAGTGTCAACCAAGGAACGCTGCAAACACCTCGTTCGCAATCGGCAGGGCTTGCCTGCTCAGCCGCACTCCGACCTGATCGGCCACAAGCAGCCGTTTCTTGACACATTCCTCAATCACGCCACCAAACACATCACCCATCTCCACCCCGTGCCGTTCCCGAAAACGGGAATACTCCACGCCGCGGATCATCCGCAAACCGAGAATCATCGTATCTTCCCGCTGGATCGGTTCCGGAATCGTTTCCTGCCCGGCGACCGGGCGCAGTCCGGACAGGCAGACATCCGTATACTCGGGCACACTCGACAGGTTGACATAGCGGACGTTGTTCACATAGCCATGGGCGCCTGCACCGGCCGCCAGATACGGCTCGTTTCGCCAGTAGACCTGGTTGTGTTGGCACACATGCCCTTTTTTTGCAAAATTGGAGATTTCGTACATGCCATATCCGTGCGCTGCCAACGTGTCGATCAGCAGACGGTACATCGCCAGATCGTCCTCTTCCGGCGGCAGGTGCAGCTTCCCTTTTTCCTGCCAAATGGCAAATGGCGTACCTTCTTCCACCTTAAGCGAATAGGCGGAGATGTGTTCCGGCTGCAGTTCCAACACTCGCCGCAGGCTGTCAGCAAAAATCTCGACCGTTTGTCCGGGCAGCCCGAACATCAAATCCAGATTGATCGAAGAAAATCCGGCCTGCCGCGCCTTTTCGTAACTGTGGTAAACGGTGAGTGTGTCGTGCAGCCGGCCCAATTTTTTCAAAATCGAATCGTTGAACGATTGCACACCGAACGACAAGCGGTTCGCTCCGCCCTCCCGCAGCACGCGCAGCTTTTCCGGCGTGACCGTGCCCGGATTGGCTTCGACCGACACTTCAGCCCCTTCCGCCAGCCGAAAATGCCGGTGCAAAATCTGCATCATCCGCTCCGTCTGCCGCACATCGAACATGGTCGGCGTACCGCCGCCGAAAAAGACGGTCTCGAGCGGCCGCCAGGGAAGTTCCCCCGCCAGCAGTTCGATCTCTTTGTCAAGCGCGTCGAGATAGCGGTCCATCACTTCGCCGGTCGAGACGTACGAGTTAAAATCGCAATAATAGCACTTGCTGGCGCAAAACGGGATGTGGATATAAAGCGAACTGGGTATCATCAGTAGCGGGCCCCACCCAGCGCGGAGTGCGTGAAAAACCGCTTGCGCGGCACCTCGATCCGCTTGCCGGCGATGATGTCCGATTTTCGCTTTCCGTAAAAATCGCAGACCCGCTTCACCCAATCGGCATCGACTTGCGCCACGCAGTGCAGGATGTCACCGGCGATTGCTTCGGCTGGGCGTTCATCAGCAGCCACCAGCACCGGCTCGCCGCTTTCGTTCAAGACTACCCGTTCCTGCCATGGCAAGCGCGGCATTTGCGCCAGATAGCCGACGACCTCCGGCAACACATTCTGATCGTGTGTCCACGACAGGGCGAACGAGAACAGCAGCACGTCCTTCCGATCCCACACATGCTCCGCGATTCCCTGCAGCTCATCGGAGAAAGAGGTGATGACGATGCCATTTTGTCCGGAAGAAAGCCCTTCCGCCAGCGGTTTCACCGGAACTGTCAACAGTTGGCCGAGCGCATGGGCGATCGGGGCGCTCGCCTCGCCGGCCGCTGCGATGTACTTGTATGGCGGGAACAGGTCGATTCTGCCGAGAATCGCC
Proteins encoded in this window:
- the grpE gene encoding nucleotide exchange factor GrpE, coding for MDQKQMEETAQATAGSRDTGEGAAAEQQQAAAGEQAAGEQNENQADQQQAGAEDTRSREELLAEIQRLNAELDETRSRLLRTTADFDNFRKRTRQEKEELSKYATLRFVQEILPVLDNFQLALAAETTDAESLKKGVDMVFRQFLGALERQGVVEMQAVGKPFDPNFHEAVMQVESEEHESGIVVEELRKGYLLHDKVVRPAMVKVSQ
- the hemW gene encoding radical SAM family heme chaperone HemW codes for the protein MIPSSLYIHIPFCASKCYYCDFNSYVSTGEVMDRYLDALDKEIELLAGELPWRPLETVFFGGGTPTMFDVRQTERMMQILHRHFRLAEGAEVSVEANPGTVTPEKLRVLREGGANRLSFGVQSFNDSILKKLGRLHDTLTVYHSYEKARQAGFSSINLDLMFGLPGQTVEIFADSLRRVLELQPEHISAYSLKVEEGTPFAIWQEKGKLHLPPEEDDLAMYRLLIDTLAAHGYGMYEISNFAKKGHVCQHNQVYWRNEPYLAAGAGAHGYVNNVRYVNLSSVPEYTDVCLSGLRPVAGQETIPEPIQREDTMILGLRMIRGVEYSRFRERHGVEMGDVFGGVIEECVKKRLLVADQVGVRLSRQALPIANEVFAAFLG
- the hrcA gene encoding heat-inducible transcriptional repressor HrcA; this translates as MLSERQQLILRMIVEDYVHSAEPVGSRTISKRSEVSFSPATIRNEMADLEEMGYLEQPHTSAGRIPSQKGYRFYVDHLLHPFRLTPQELFQLKKIYVDKIDAMERVVQQTAQILSSLTNYTALVLGPQVHENKLKHLQLIPLSDRTAVAIIVTDTGHVENKKVTVPEGISPDEISRFVAILNDKMRDVPLQHVKSKLYSEIMSELNRYMNQFEGVMSLLDQIVEVEQEDRVYLGGTTNILNQPEFRDVEKLRPLLDMLEKNRTVFQLLSQQDTPGIQVRIGLENDLEQLKDCSVITATYHIDGKVAGTVGVLGPTRMEYRRVIGVMQQLTELLSDLLTRLHR